A region from the Sutcliffiella horikoshii genome encodes:
- a CDS encoding sensor histidine kinase, whose amino-acid sequence MFKKSIRNKLIALLLIITILPFGTSIIITYYQTKEAFKDLVVQENSNLLYQGKINLESYLEELNNLTLSLYNNPDFINYMRAPDKEDNYLTIGIVRNVLQTILYAEENITRVQISFAEENRGITASKRSTVVFSDRISNAYEDAYKRAQLSPYNYNIDTTQLQEGRNVLYVHRALTNVPSDNVLAFITLEVGTEKILELSENLYNKENEEFFILSATGELIYSSNPMVASKKEEQQWIPEIMRSEATQGTMEWDNGQFQGVMMYDQTELAVGGWILVKRVPYTTLYDNAFVVTKINILFGVIGLCLVILASLIVSFKITSPIRVLLQNIQQVKEGNMNVQFPSLGNDEIGILGYRFKQMMERINLLINREYKLEIENKTNQLKVLQSQLNPHFLYNALQSIGTLALKNNVPQIYTLLTHLSKIMRYGMNMEEDMVPLKKEINYLKAFLLLQKERFGENFEYEMEIEEEALDVEVPKMILQPIIENYFKHGFDIREGVGKIEIYGKIVDEYLHLTLRDNGVGVSESRLTEIYRLLTEGKPASDVEETNIGLKNIYTRLQLYYNNLAALHLENHHDGGFMVTLKLPLGVGGDESESNHRG is encoded by the coding sequence ATGTTTAAAAAGAGCATACGCAACAAACTGATCGCACTCCTTTTAATCATCACGATCCTCCCATTCGGAACGTCGATCATCATTACATACTACCAAACAAAAGAAGCATTCAAAGACCTCGTCGTCCAAGAAAACAGCAACCTTCTCTACCAAGGGAAAATAAATCTCGAAAGCTATCTGGAAGAACTCAATAATCTCACTCTATCACTCTACAACAATCCCGATTTCATCAACTACATGAGGGCACCTGACAAAGAAGATAACTATTTGACGATAGGGATTGTCAGAAACGTGCTGCAAACCATTCTATACGCGGAAGAAAACATTACGAGGGTTCAGATTTCTTTTGCAGAAGAAAATAGAGGGATCACCGCCTCCAAACGGTCCACTGTCGTCTTCTCTGACCGCATTTCCAATGCCTACGAAGACGCATATAAACGGGCACAACTCAGTCCTTACAACTACAATATTGACACCACCCAGCTTCAAGAGGGGCGGAATGTTTTATACGTTCACAGAGCTTTGACGAACGTCCCGTCAGACAATGTGCTAGCTTTTATCACCCTTGAAGTGGGAACCGAAAAAATACTGGAGTTAAGTGAAAACCTCTACAACAAGGAAAATGAAGAATTTTTCATCCTGTCTGCAACAGGTGAGTTAATCTATAGCTCAAATCCAATGGTCGCCTCTAAAAAGGAAGAGCAACAATGGATTCCTGAGATAATGAGATCTGAAGCAACACAAGGTACGATGGAATGGGACAACGGGCAATTCCAGGGCGTCATGATGTATGACCAGACTGAGCTTGCAGTAGGGGGGTGGATCTTGGTAAAAAGGGTTCCTTACACAACGCTGTATGACAATGCCTTCGTTGTGACGAAAATCAACATCCTCTTTGGAGTCATTGGTTTGTGCTTGGTCATTTTGGCTTCGTTAATTGTTTCTTTTAAAATTACGTCTCCTATCAGGGTGCTGCTCCAAAACATCCAACAGGTAAAAGAGGGGAATATGAATGTGCAGTTCCCGTCACTTGGAAATGATGAGATTGGTATTTTAGGATATCGTTTTAAACAGATGATGGAACGAATCAATCTCCTGATCAATAGAGAATACAAGTTAGAGATTGAAAATAAAACGAACCAGTTAAAGGTGCTTCAATCACAGCTCAATCCGCATTTTTTATATAATGCCCTGCAGTCCATTGGAACGCTGGCCTTGAAAAATAATGTCCCGCAAATCTATACTCTCCTGACCCACCTCTCCAAAATTATGAGATATGGGATGAATATGGAGGAGGATATGGTACCGTTGAAAAAAGAAATCAACTATTTAAAGGCATTTCTTTTACTGCAAAAGGAGCGGTTTGGAGAGAACTTTGAATATGAGATGGAAATAGAAGAGGAAGCGTTGGACGTAGAGGTTCCAAAAATGATTCTTCAACCGATTATCGAGAACTATTTCAAGCATGGATTTGATATCCGAGAAGGTGTCGGCAAGATTGAAATCTATGGGAAAATAGTCGATGAATACCTTCATCTTACACTACGGGATAATGGTGTCGGAGTGAGTGAGAGCAGATTGACGGAAATTTACCGCTTGTTGACGGAAGGGAAACCAGCTTCAGATGTAGAAGAAACTAATATAGGATTGAAAAATATTTATACACGCTTGCAACTATACTACAATAACTTGGCAGCGCTTCATTTGGAAAATCATCATGACGGTGGTTTTATGGTGACATTGAAGCTTCCGCTCGGGGTTGGGGGTGATGAGAGTGAAAGCAATCATCGTGGATGA